A window from Mus caroli chromosome 2, CAROLI_EIJ_v1.1, whole genome shotgun sequence encodes these proteins:
- the Arl5b gene encoding ADP-ribosylation factor-like protein 5B isoform X2, with protein MNEVVHTSPTIGSNVEEIVVKNTHFLMWDIGGQESLRSSWNTYYSNTEFIILVVDSIDRERLAITKEELYRMLAHEDLRKAAVLIFANKQDMKGCMTAAEISKYLTLSSIKDHPWHIQSCCALTGEGLCQGLEWMTSRIGVR; from the exons ATGAATGAAGTAGTTCATACTTCTCCAACCATAGGAAGCAATGTTGAAGAAATCGTTGTGAAGAACACTCATTTTCTTATGTGGGATATTGGTGGTCAAGAATCTCTGCGGTCATCCTGGAACACCTATTACTCAAACACAGAG TTCATCATTCTTGTTGTGGATAGCATTGACAGGGAACGCCTGGCTATTACGAAAGAAGAATTATACAGAATGTTGGCCCATGAG GATTTAAGGAAAGCTGCAGTCCTTATCTTTGCAAATAAACAGGATATGAAAGGGTGCATGACAGCAGCTGAAATCTCCAAATACCTCACCCTTAGTTCAATCAAGGACCACCCGTGGCACATCCAGTCGTGCTGTGCGCTCACAGGAGAAGG GTTGTGCCAAGGTCTAGAGTGGATGACCTCCAGGATTGGTGTGAGATAA
- the Arl5b gene encoding ADP-ribosylation factor-like protein 5B isoform X1 has product MMGLIFAKLWSLFCNQEHKVIIVGLDNAGKTTILYQFLMNEVVHTSPTIGSNVEEIVVKNTHFLMWDIGGQESLRSSWNTYYSNTEFIILVVDSIDRERLAITKEELYRMLAHEDLRKAAVLIFANKQDMKGCMTAAEISKYLTLSSIKDHPWHIQSCCALTGEGLCQGLEWMTSRIGVR; this is encoded by the exons ATGATGGGGCTAATCTTCGCTAAACTGTGGAGCCTTTTTTGTAACCAAG agcACAAAGTAATCATTGTGGGACTGGATAACGCAGGGAAAACCACCATTCTCTATCAGTT CTTAATGAATGAAGTAGTTCATACTTCTCCAACCATAGGAAGCAATGTTGAAGAAATCGTTGTGAAGAACACTCATTTTCTTATGTGGGATATTGGTGGTCAAGAATCTCTGCGGTCATCCTGGAACACCTATTACTCAAACACAGAG TTCATCATTCTTGTTGTGGATAGCATTGACAGGGAACGCCTGGCTATTACGAAAGAAGAATTATACAGAATGTTGGCCCATGAG GATTTAAGGAAAGCTGCAGTCCTTATCTTTGCAAATAAACAGGATATGAAAGGGTGCATGACAGCAGCTGAAATCTCCAAATACCTCACCCTTAGTTCAATCAAGGACCACCCGTGGCACATCCAGTCGTGCTGTGCGCTCACAGGAGAAGG GTTGTGCCAAGGTCTAGAGTGGATGACCTCCAGGATTGGTGTGAGATAA